A stretch of Polypterus senegalus isolate Bchr_013 chromosome 3, ASM1683550v1, whole genome shotgun sequence DNA encodes these proteins:
- the LOC120525209 gene encoding tubulin alpha-1B chain: MRECISIHVGQAGVQIGNACWELYCLEHGIQPDGQMPSDKTIGGGDDSFNTFFSETGAGKHVPRAVFVDLEPTVIDEVRTGTYRQLFHPEQLITGKEDAANNYARGHYTIGKEIIDLVLDRIRKLADQCTGLQGFLVFHSFGGGTGSGFTSLLMERLSVDYGKKSKLEFSIYPAPQVSTAVVEPYNSILTTHTTLEHSDCAFMVDNEAIYDICRRNLDIERPTYTNLNRLISQIVSSITASLRFDGALNVDLTEFQTNLVPYPRIHFPLATYAPVISAEKAYHEQLSVAEITNACFEPANQMVKCDPRHGKYMACCLLYRGDVVPKDVNAAIATIKTKRTIQFVDWCPTGFKVGINYQPPTVVPGGDLAKVQRAVCMLSNTTAIAEAWARLDHKFDLMYAKRAFVHWYVGEGMEEGEFSEAREDMAALEKDYEEVGVDSIEGEGEEEGEEY; encoded by the exons ATG CGTGAATGCATCTCCATCCATGTTGGACAGGCTGGTGTCCAGATCGGCAATGCCTGTTGGGAGTTGTACTGCTTGGAGCATGGCATCCAGCCAGATGGGCAGATGCCCAGTGATAAAACCATTGGAGGCGGGGATGACTCCTTTAACACTTTCTTCAGTGAGACAGGAGCTGGAAAACATGTCCCCAGGGCAGTGTTTGTGGATCTGGAGCCAACAGTAATTG ATGAGGTGCGTACAGGAACCTACAGGCAGCTTTTTCACCCCGAGCAGTTAATCACTGGGAAAGAAGATGCAGCCAACAATTATGCTAGAGGGCATTACACCATCGGCAAAGAGATCATTGATTTGGTGTTGGACAGGATTCGCAAACTG GCTGACCAGTGCACAGGTCTCCAGGGCTTCCTTGTCTTCCATAGTTTTGGTGGTGGCACTGGTTCTGGTTTCACTTCACTGCTGATGGAACGTCTCTCTGTTGACTATGGGAAGAAATCTAAGCTGGAATTCTCCATCTATCCTGCTCCTCAAGTATCCACAGCAGTTGTAGAGCCCTATAATTCCATCCTGACCACCCACACCACTCTTGAGCACTCAGACTGTGCCTTCATGGTAGACAATGAAGCTATCTATGACATTTGCCGCAGGAACCTTGACATTGAGCGCCCCACCTACACCAATCTGAACCGACTCATCAGCCAAATTGTGTCATCCATCACAGCTTCTCTGCGCTTTGATGGGGCTCTGAATGTTGATCTGACAGAGTTCCAGACAAACTTGGTGCCCTACCCTCGTATCCACTTCCCTCTAGCTACCTATGCCCCAGTCATTTCTGCTGAGAAAGCCTATCATGAACAACTTTCAGTGGCTGAGATTACCAATGCCTGCTTTGAGCCAGCCAACCAGATGGTCAAATGTGACCCTCGCCATGGCAAATACATGGCCTGCTGCCTGCTGTACCGTGGTGATGTTGTGCCCAAAGATGTCAATGCTGCTATTGCTACAATCAAAACAAAGCGCACCATCCAATTTGTGGACTGGTGTCCTACTGGTTTCAAGGTGGGCATCAACTACCAGCCCCCTACTGTAGTACCCGGGGGTGATCTTGCAAAAGTTCAGAGGGCAGTGTGCATGCTAAGCAACACGACTGCTATTGCTGAGGCTTGGGCACGTCTTGATCACAAATTTGACTTAATGTACGCCAAGCGTGCTTTTGTCCACTGGTATGTTGGGGAAGGAATGGAGGAAGGGGAGTTCTCTGAGGCACGTGAAGACATGGCCGCCTTGGAGAAAGACTACGAGGAAGTAGGGGTTGATTCAATTGAAGGAGAGGGTGAGGAGGAGGGAGAGGAATATTAA